From the Lactuca sativa cultivar Salinas chromosome 9, Lsat_Salinas_v11, whole genome shotgun sequence genome, the window AGGAAAAGAAAAGTTAAAACCAAAGTTCATATATGTAAACCCTTACTTATATAAAAAAGATCATAATCTCCAAACATATCATATCCTTGTTTCCCAAATCATACCAATATTCACATGCAAATCCACGGAACTTATGAAAAGGGATAAATACAAGAAATATCAAATGTATTTTACTCGCTTTGTTTATTATACATTTAACTAATTTAACTAATTCCCTCAATTAATCGGGAAATCTGGCTGCTTTTCAGGCATGGCGTCTTGGATAGCTGCTACATGCTTGTATGCTTCATTCAATCTGGAGAGAAGAGGGAATTCACTCTTCACCAACAAATAACGATTGTAAGCATCACAAACATAATTTAAAATGTCGGCTTTCAATTATGTGATTATGTAAAAATATTCGAATTTATTAATTCAAAACTGGAAAAAAAATTCAACCAAATTAATGATGTATGCGAACTAAGCCTACCATGTCAAAGTTGAATCGTTGTGATAAACCAATGATTTGTGGAGCCAGAAAAACATCAGCCTGCATAAGTTGCaacaattttaaataataaaacaaaaacaaaaacaaaaacaaaacattttttaTGATAACGTAAGGCAACTGTGAGATGCTTATAAAAAGGAAATTCAAGAAGAAACATGTATCCAACTTTGTGTTTAGATTTTCTGCATGATATCTAGGAAAACTAAATATTAACAAAAAATAATGATGATAAATACAatatattttgttgattttgatttttttccaTAATAAGAAACACTACCAGGGAAATTTCATCTCCAGTTGCATACTTCCCAGCATGATCTTTTAGTAATTTCTCCAAAGCTGCATGtatttacataaaaatgaagaacgTTGATAGTGTGAATAAATAATGTCATTTTTACTACCGATCctatatttaatttcaaaattttcataattttaaatttaagatcAAATTGTGAGAAAGAAAAGTTAAGTAAAAAGTTACCTGTGAAGCCTTTTCCCGCTTGCTTTTTGATCCATGAAATTTTTGCTTCTTGACCAACATTTTCTTCTATTAAGTTCTGTTTGGATAATGAAAGAAACACAAGAACAAATGAAGCGATTTTTTGTGACATGTTTATAAATCAACAAAAAATATATAGTTTCTTACTCACCATAACAGATACGTTTAGAAGAGGTTGTATGCTCGAAGAAACAATATTTGCAGcctatatatatatgaaataagaTCTTTGATTAAAACTCGAGCCCActctttaataataataaaattaataacattataagAAACCAAGTGATATTAATTATTACCTGATAATTTATTGCCTTTTTTGCAAGGTCAtgaggtagcaaagggtgattaGGATACTTCTCTTCGAGGTACTGTATCATAGGAAGAATAAGCATGaagtaaataaaaaagaaaaagaaaaaaggtcTTCCTAAAAGAAATAATGAAAATCTTGAAAATATGTAAAAACGGGTTTCATAAATAAGATTCAGAAGTTACTAACCAATATAATTGCAAGAGAATCAGCAAGCACTATATCACCATCCACTAGAGCAGGTACGTATCCAATAGGATTAATCTTTAAAAACTCTACACTTAGAAATAGCAAAACGTTTTCActaatttattaattatagcaTCCTATTTTCATATATTTATGTTACAACAAGCAAAGTATAGCTTAAAATCTACATAGTTATAGCAATGTCATTGATATTACAAAGCACTTTCACTAAATAATTAAGTAGATTTTTCGAGGTAAAATATATTGATAAGAAAGGAAATACAGACTAACAACTAACAACTGAAAGCTAACACAGCTAGTTTTGTCGAACATGCCCTTAAATTCTTCTTAAATATCCTTCCAATCGACATTTAGCAAAAAATTCAGAAACCTAGAGTTTTTTTAAGAGCATACACAATACATGTTTTCCTTTTTAAATCCAAAATTTATAAACTAGGTCAAAATTTGATAATCCGTGCTTGACACTTGGATATGCCTACATGGCATGAATATTATTGATATTTactctatctttttttttttatcatatgaaaaaataaagagaaaatgacttaggagggtaactacttCTTATCCTTGTTCACATATTTGcaactttttttttgtacataataaatcaactaacttgttttaactgtttaaattacaccaatattaccggctaatacatgttttaaccggtaactcaaagggaaaatgacttaggagggtaactacctcttattcgtgttcacatattggcaacttcttattttttgtacatgaaagcaactaacttgttttaac encodes:
- the LOC111904783 gene encoding glutathione S-transferase zeta class encodes the protein MTSNGEESPKKLLLYSFFMSSCSFRVRIALNLKGLDYEYKAINLFKNEQHSPEFLKINPIGYVPALVDGDIVLADSLAIILYLEEKYPNHPLLPHDLAKKAINYQAANIVSSSIQPLLNVSVMNLIEENVGQEAKISWIKKQAGKGFTALEKLLKDHAGKYATGDEISLADVFLAPQIIGLSQRFNFDMSEFPLLSRLNEAYKHVAAIQDAMPEKQPDFPIN